In Hippopotamus amphibius kiboko isolate mHipAmp2 chromosome 6, mHipAmp2.hap2, whole genome shotgun sequence, the genomic window CAGGAGAGGCTGGCACTGTCAGAAACGCCAGGCCCTCAGCACTCACACTCTCCCATCAGGCAGATTTGCAGATTTGCCTCCACTTGACTTTGCTTCATCATTTAGTTGCTGTTGCCAAGATAATTTAATCTCTGAAGTGAATCAGGCAGGGTCCTTCCATGGGTTGCGACTTGTTCAGCGGCATAGAACCCTGTTCTTGTGCTTTGATGcctgtagttgtagttttggaaTTCTTAATAATGTTATCTTTGAGTCTGTGTTTTGTATGTGAATTCCGAAGGGACGATGGAACATGTGTGGGGGCTTGGAACCTGAAATTACCTGTGATCGTCTCCCATTACACCGCCCTCTCCCTGGGACGGATTCTCATCTACCTGCTCCCCACCCCTAGGCTCTTTGGGTCCagtccagcctccccttccttaCCCTGACCTTCCTTATTCCCTCCCCACCTGTCCGAAGACTGGATATGATGTGAGGGGGGTTGCAGTCAGGTGTGCACTGGGCAGTCTGAGGGCCAGCTTGGCAGCTGTCATCCCATCTCAGGCTGGTAGGGCCACGGCATGTTCCATTAGAGGTTCAGTGGATCCAAGCCCCTCGCCCACCCCCAGTTCAGGTACTGAGTGGGTCCTGATGTGGATGCTGCAGCTGCAGGGGTGTTCCTGTCTGCCCCGGCCAGGAGAAGGGCAAATGTCTGGCTCAGCTTCCTCGCCTCCACCTGGACATGGACTATTGTTGCAGCGGTTGCTGGGAGGAGGATCCTGGCAGTGGGTGAGCCACGGAGTCGCAGGGCAGGGTCTCTAGGCACCTGTGAGGATCCGCACTTGCCCTGCTAATGTCTCCATGCCCAAGGGAGTGAGACATTCCATAGCAGAAATCAAACATCATGGCAGGCCAAGAGAAagtgcagagaaaggaaaaagcatgATACTTGAGGgcactatttttcatatttttgaataaaaacttccacatttttattttgccccGGACCCTGCAAACCAGTCTTGTAAATAGGGAATAGGAAATATTGCTGTCAAATACTGCATGAGGCTGTTTCAGGACAGTTGAATTTAAAGAAATCtcttggtgggacttccctggtggcgaggTGGTTACAAATCTACCCACCagggcaggagacatgggttcaagccctggtgcagaaagatcccacatgccacggagaaactaaggcTGTgggccacaattactaagcctgtgctctacaggccacaatccacaactactgagcccatgtgccacaactactgaagcccacgggcctggaacccatgctcctcaacaagagaagccactgcaatgagatgccagtgtactgcaatgaagagtagcccctgctcgctgcaactagagaaagcccacgtgtgcagcaacgaagacccaatgcaaccaaaactacataaataaataaattaattaattaaaaaaaagaaatttcttggTTGTGAAAATCATGTTTCTATAAAGTAATAGAGCACAGagaaatatgttttgtaaaactttttaattataattatcaaAAGTAAGTTTCTTCTCATAAGTCACACCTTACACCATAGGGATTGCTTGTGAGGAATTTATAATGGGCAAAGTTTATTGGCTGACTTCCAAAAACATCCTAGGTGTTAACTTCTCAGACACCGTGAAGGTGGAAATCTATCAAGAGGTGACTTCTTAAATATGCAATTATTACATGTGATTATCCTTTGCAAGGAAGAAATTCACAGGTGTAAATGACCTGTTATTAAATTTCTTCAATTATTCAGATAATATGATTTCTGGACTGATGAAAAATCACAGATTTTCTTAGAGTTAACTATCTATGAGATTTAGACATAATTACAGAAATAATTAtgtaaacacagaaaaaataaatttctgagttttaaaaattctttccatttctcttcatAATGAAATGGGAAATGGATATAATATGAGGCGATTTTTAAAAGTAGTACTCCAATAggcagctttattttatttttctaattttcagaaTTGAGATCCATTTTTCTGAAGGGCAGAAGCACAGCAAGCATCAAACTGCAGGACCATGACCAGCAATCTTTCCCAACCTGATGTTGTGCAGCTCTGCTATGAGAATGTTAATAGATCTTGTATTAAAACTTCCTACTCACCCGGATCGCGGGTGATTCTGTACACAGTGTTTGGCTTTGggtcttttttggctgtgtttggaaACTTCTTGGTGGTGACTTCAGTTCTTCATTTCAAGCAGCTGCATTCTCCAGCCAATTTCTTGATCACCTCTCTGGCCTGTGCAGACTTTCTGGTGGGTGTGACCGTGATGCCCTTCAGCATGGTCAGGTCCGTGGAGAGCTGCTGGTACTTTGGAGCCAGATTTTGTGCCCTTCACAGTTGCTGTGATGTGGCATTTTGTTACTCTTCCCTCTTCCACTTGTGCTTCATCTCCATCGACAGGTACATTGCTGTTACTGACCCTCTGGCCTATCCCACCAAGTTCACGGTGTCTGTGTCAGGAATGTGCATCAGCATCTCCTGGATCCTGCCCCTTGTGTACAGCGGTGCTGTGTTCTACACAGGTGCCAATGATGATGGGATGGAGAAATTAGTAAGTGCTCTCAACTGTATAGGAGGTTGTCAAATTGTTGTAAATCAAGAATGGGTTTTGATAagtgttctgttcttttttacaCCTACCCTTGTAATGGTAATTCTTTATGGTAAGATTTTTCTTGTAGCTAAACAACAagctataaaaattgaaaatactggTAGCAAAGCAGAATCAGACAGTTACAAAGCCAGAGtgggcaagagagagagaaaagcagctaAAACTCTGGGTATCACAGTCATAGCATTTATGATTTCATGGTTACCATATACAATTGATACATTAATTGATGCTTATATGGGCTTCATAACCCCTGCCTATATTTATGAGATTTGCTGTTGGGGTGCTTATTATAACTCAGCCATGAACCCTTTGatttatgctttattttatcCTTGGTTTAGGAAAGCCATCAAAGTTATTTTAAGTGGGGGACTTTTTAAGGATAATTCATCAACCATTAgtttattttcagaataaatgAAAGCACTAAGTTGAGaaatttaaggatatttttaaaattatgaatttatgATGAAATTAGAtgtaagaaatgaataaaacctttcaaaattggggaaatacgtgtgtgtgtgtgtatatatatatatatatatatatatttcaaattagcCAGGAACAAAATCATAGGCAGGTGTTTTCATCATAAGatatagtaaagaaaaaataatctatggAAAGATATTGTAAAGATATTTACATTGTAAAGATATTTATTGTGCTAAGTAATAAACGAAAAAGTGGTTTACCTATGTGACCTATCTCAATGCTCTATACCTGTCCTTACCACATGCACTTATTTCTTCTAATTTCATTAAATCCTGAATCTCATTTTTGGTTGCGAAATCTGtaatcattttctcatttatgcgCAACTCTCATTAGTCTTTAAATGGTCATTCTTTCTCAGGCTTTTACAgcattatattattttactagggctgtcataacaaagtatcacagatGGGGTAGCTTAATCGACAGAAATTTTTTTCATGCAATTTTAGAGGTTAGAATTCCAAGACCAATGTGTCAGCAGAATTGGTTTCTTCCGAGGACCCCTCTCCTTGGATTGCAGatggtcttctctctgtgtcctctcaTGGTCCTTGCTACACGTgagtctgtgtcctaatctcctcttctaaggataccagtcatattggattaggactcaCCCTTCAaaactcattttaacttaattactcTTTTAAAGATCTTGTCTCCAAATACCGTTATACTGTAaatactgggagttaggacttcaacatgtgaattctgGGGGGACCAGATTCAGTCCATAAAAGACACAGTCCAGGCTTGATGACCTTACCTGAGGGTCTGTTGATTTGCTGCTCTCCTGTAACTGTATTTCCTCTGTACCTTCCTGGGGCTTTTGGGGCAGCAGGTAAGCCTCTGCTGCTTAATGGATGGGGAGAATCTGGGAATGTCCGCTTGTAATACTGTGGGACCAGTAATTCTGCCTTGGAACCAGGTATTAGCTACAGACATTAGGCATAAGTAGAAAAATGTGGGAAAATTTTACTGCAGAAAGACGGGCAAAATGGTCATTAGCCAATGTGAAATCGGCATGTGAAAGAAATAGCAGTTTTCACTAGCAGTGGCCGTTTCTGCACCAATTTCtctcacttgaaaataatgtgcaattcacatccttattttttttacagtagttTTCTCACCTAAATATAGTGTGCATTTACTTCCTCAGAATATTGTAGGGTCGAAAATTCTATGCTTTTATTGCAAAAAACCTTATATTAAAGAGAGTATGAAAATGTATGCTCCAATTTTACATTTTGATCTCTGGACTATTTTACACTACTggttcaataaaagttttttggaACGCACTTTTGAAGTATTTTGCATAATGAAACTAAATTGTAGTAAAGTGTGGTATGtgagcctttttctttttgattgttcTGTGGTGTCATTCAGttaaaatgaagttattttttctcattgatttttgagtcttttcattgttttcaaacAAATACTGAACATTAATTATATGCAAGTACCTGTGTCAAGGACGGCTAActaaggttaaaaacaaaatgcGTTGTATCTAGTATGTTCCTCAAGGAAAATCATTTTGTAGGTAATATGGacaattcattttaaattatatttttgaagcCCCAAAGAGTATCACAGATGCTAAGTCCTGTGAGCAAAGGACTAGTTGCCATCGCAAGGCTGGTACTGGTATTGGTCCTTCCTATAACATTGTCTTCTCACCCACATATGGTCCCATGCCCTAAAAGCTTAAAAAGTTGTTGAAGAGGCTTTATTTTTGAGTAGAAAGGACTTTGGAGGAGTCTTCAAACATGTCTGGACTTGTGTAGGCAGGTAGGAATGTGGGAGCTATTTTAGACTGCAGGATTAATCTCCATACATGGAAGCTTGGGTTTGGGAATAGAGCAAGACAGCGAGTAGATTAGGAGCATGATGAcaatcaaaaaatacattttcctacTCTCACTTACCATCCTCAATACATCAGATTAGTTGCAGCAGATTTAAAAAAGGACATCATGTTCCCTGTTTTTAGAGTACAGTGGACAAACATAGAAAGAATTAAGTGAAAGAATTGGATAATAGTTCCATTCAATAGATGTGCCACAGAATTGCACTGTTACTAAATTAAATTACAGATAATGAGCATGACAAgcccaaaggaaaattaaagattttaaaattttatacgaTGGATAAGCAAAATATTATATCGTTACGAATGATACCAATATTTCCAATACAATTCTGAATATGAAATTTCTTTTGAACATGTAATGAGTATGTGgaactcaacaacagaaaaagaaaacaagagattaGATACTTTCATACACTTCATGAAAGTCTTTCCTAAATATGACTACCTGGGGATGCTGATTGTGGCTTTCTAATTATAAAAGCATATAATGCCTGATGGTACCACATGATAACCTCCTAGGCCTTAGATGCTGAGTAAGAGTTGGAAACGTGATTTCAAGGAAGTTCATCAGTAGGTAGCGCTGAATCTATCATATTATCACtcaagaggaaaagaacaaaggtaCCAGATCGTGTTAATACTGAGCATCAGAATGAAGTTCCTGGCTCTTGCCTAACCCCTATTCAAAGTTTTGATTGTTCTTTGTTTCCTGCattaatatgataaaaatatatctCTTGCTGAAATTCAGCACACACCCAGAGGTGAAATTTTAGAAGCATTCTTTTTAAGgtccagaaaaagacaaaatggtCCAATACCATCACATTTTATGAACACTGTTTTATAAGTACTAGTTAATACAATTAGAcaagatatataaatagatatagaaGTTCAAAAATGGAAACTTAGAATaccattatttgcagatgatatgattaaaaacaaatttatctaAGTCTGCCTTGATATCATTGAGAACAAGTCCTGGACACCAAAAATTTTTGCCTGACAGAAATAGAGATTACAGACATATAGTTCCCACAACTGTTTAATGTACTTGACGTTTGAAAGTACTCAGTGACTTTGGGTTATACCATTTATATCACCTAAGAGAACTTTCCTGTTATATTTAGTAAAAATCCTATACCAGGGACCTGGTGGGCTTCCAGTCCACATGGTGGGCTTGGTCAACTACGTTCTGTAGACCAGTCCTCCTGCTGGGGACAACTAGAAAATctggaaaagttatttttaaaatctttaagatATCATAGAGATTTAAATGCAGTCAAGAATTATttaagattcagaaaaaaaagacaatttggaGAGGTGTAACTAACATGTAGGGCAAGTGTTTTCAACAGACATCAGCCAATTCTAGAAGAaacatcagagaagaagaaagctaAGCAGAGCTCTTGACAACCTCATAGAGTTCACTGGGAACTACTGGGTCTTAGATCCTAACAAGAAAGATGAGCCCAGCTCACACACCCACCACCAATGTTTTTGGTTAAAACCTTGAAAACTATTATTCCTTAAACATTTTGGTAGACCTTTACTtcaaattttcttaattcttataGTGGAGATTAAGAAGATCCAAGATTGCTAGTTCTCCCAGCCAAACACAGAGCAAATGGAAATTTTCTCTGGAGAAAGATTATATCATCTCAGTTGTCAAATTATTTCTACATCAACTTTTCATATAGAATGACTCAAATTAATTAAAGAATTACTAAGAGAAAAAGGAGATAAGACAATATCACGAAAACCAGCagaaataatagtttttaaaaaatgagaaatttatgTGACACTTTAAAATACCAATGCTGAATatctttaacaatttttaatctAATAATGCTGACcgtattcaaagaaataataatcaAGCCTGGAAACTCAGTGGAGACGTGTAAACCATTTTTAAGATGGGAGTTCTAGATCTGAAAAACACTGGTCTCTGCTTCTCAGGCCACAAAGCACTCAAACATTGGTTACATGGAAGTCTACTCATAAGCTCGCTGCCCCTGGCTACTGTCTCACAAGGTCCAAATTAGTGCCACAGAACGTATATTCTTAAAAACTTCAGATTATCATTATTTGGCCACTTTGAGAGAGTGAATTCTCACCATTCAACTCTGGAAATGGTGGGAGACTCAGTGCCAGAGTCTCTGGGCATTGACTTCAGACAGTGGAACCACAGGGCACTAGTGCATCTGGTGTCTCAGTGGTGACTTAGTCAGAATAAGCAGTCAAGTCTGAGGTTGAGAGAATCTGAGGATGCACAAAAGAGGGTCCAACAAAAAGCCCATGGGGCagggaagaaattaaaatgaaaaacagaatattattaactaaaagatgacaaaaaacaaaatataacaaatttaaaaatattgtgggATGCAGGGGGGACGTCTTTTGATTTTGGCCATGATGAAATAGCTTGTATCATACCATTTCTTCCACAAGAACAATTATAGAAGCTCAAATGTCAGCATAGGACAACTGTTTGAAGGATTGGAGAACAATCAAGACAGTCTGGAACTGACAGGACAAAAttacagagagaagagagacacaTTGAAGTAAGATAGGCCTTCTCCAGAGATTTTTATATTTGCAACATCAGTTCCTGCTGTGACACAAAGAGTCCAGCCTGAAACCATCAAGTCTCAGGCTGATGTTGGGGAAAAAACCCCTGCCATTTAGGCACCAAGAAAGTGAATATGTAAGAAGTCAAGATCcaggagaaatgagaaaagcagaaaagtgGGCCCAGCACACTGTGTTGCCTTTGCACTTgcgggtttttggtttgtttgtttgtttgttttcctgaattcTAACTGCTCTGTGGCTAGAATCTGAGACGCAAAGAAGAAAGCAATTGCTAGGAATCCAAGCAGGGCTTTGACAGTCTCACACAGCTAGAGAGGCAAAAACTGGAGATCAGGGTCTTCCAAAGAGGAAAGATTGAGGTATACACCCCAGGATTCCATTTGAAGCCtcttagagaaaggaaaaatcagaacTAGAGCAGCTCTTACAAGTCTGAAATCTAGACTGGACCCATCACATTACGCAATTTGCTTTTATTCTACCTGGCAGAAGAAAACTAAATCCTTTTTGGAAGAAAACAACATTGTCTATAATTTTATGTTCTATGACATAGAACTGAGTACTAATatcctataaaaaataaaaacttaccaGGCATTTCATGAGACAGAATCAAATAACAATAATCATTTCCTCTCCCAAACTGGGAAGCATTATGCACAAGTAATACAGGTAATGGAACCAAtagatatgaatttttaaaaagtgtttctaatattttaaacaaaagacaaattga contains:
- the TAAR8 gene encoding trace amine-associated receptor 8; its protein translation is MTSNLSQPDVVQLCYENVNRSCIKTSYSPGSRVILYTVFGFGSFLAVFGNFLVVTSVLHFKQLHSPANFLITSLACADFLVGVTVMPFSMVRSVESCWYFGARFCALHSCCDVAFCYSSLFHLCFISIDRYIAVTDPLAYPTKFTVSVSGMCISISWILPLVYSGAVFYTGANDDGMEKLVSALNCIGGCQIVVNQEWVLISVLFFFTPTLVMVILYGKIFLVAKQQAIKIENTGSKAESDSYKARVGKRERKAAKTLGITVIAFMISWLPYTIDTLIDAYMGFITPAYIYEICCWGAYYNSAMNPLIYALFYPWFRKAIKVILSGGLFKDNSSTISLFSE